A region from the Dinoroseobacter shibae DFL 12 = DSM 16493 genome encodes:
- a CDS encoding ABC transporter permease, with protein MTDWLPKDFWTRNETLVAGVIMLFCFVATVSDPRFLTITTVSDLLRASIVIGILAVGAMLVLVSGGIDVSFTAIAVFAMYSSTVLSLTIWPEIPWPVIFVISVVFGAALGAINGFFIAFLGLPTLIVTLGTLSIFRGFLLTFIGSQRISDLPPSMRDFSRGVIARGTTEAGNFYSIPWAALALLFVIVLTWFILKKTMLGRSIYAIGGSVESARRIGINVKWTQFFVYVYVGALAGLAGIIHGSVGRMADPFSLVGLELSVIAAVVLGGARLIGGYGTLTGTMLGVALIVIVQNSLIVIGIPTTWQSVTIGILILLGTGVPAYRAKRAAAQAG; from the coding sequence ATGACCGATTGGCTCCCCAAGGATTTCTGGACCCGCAACGAAACGCTGGTGGCCGGTGTGATCATGCTGTTCTGCTTTGTCGCGACCGTTTCGGACCCACGATTTCTGACCATCACCACCGTTTCCGACCTGCTGCGCGCTTCCATTGTAATCGGGATCCTCGCCGTCGGCGCGATGCTGGTGCTGGTGTCCGGTGGGATCGACGTTAGCTTTACCGCCATCGCCGTGTTCGCGATGTACTCGTCAACCGTGTTGTCGCTTACCATCTGGCCCGAGATACCCTGGCCCGTGATCTTCGTGATTTCAGTTGTGTTCGGCGCTGCATTAGGGGCGATCAACGGATTCTTCATTGCCTTTCTGGGTCTTCCCACGCTGATCGTGACACTGGGCACCCTGTCGATCTTTCGCGGCTTTCTGCTGACCTTCATCGGATCACAGCGGATCTCGGACCTGCCCCCGTCGATGCGTGATTTTTCACGCGGCGTGATCGCGAGAGGCACCACCGAGGCGGGGAATTTCTATTCGATCCCCTGGGCGGCGCTGGCGCTGCTGTTTGTGATCGTGCTGACCTGGTTCATTCTCAAAAAAACCATGCTGGGGCGGTCGATCTATGCCATCGGCGGCTCGGTCGAAAGCGCAAGGCGCATCGGCATTAACGTCAAGTGGACCCAGTTTTTCGTCTATGTCTATGTCGGGGCCCTGGCCGGTCTGGCCGGGATTATTCACGGCTCCGTGGGGCGCATGGCCGATCCATTCTCCCTGGTCGGGCTCGAGTTGTCGGTCATCGCGGCCGTGGTTCTGGGCGGTGCGCGCCTGATCGGCGGGTACGGCACGCTCACGGGCACGATGCTCGGCGTCGCGTTGATCGTGATCGTGCAGAACAGCCTGATCGTCATCGGCATCCCGACCACATGGCAATCAGTCACGATCGGCATCCTGATCCTGCTCGGAACGGGCGTTCCTGCCTATCGTGCCAAGCGGGCGGCGGCACAAGCTGGATGA
- a CDS encoding sugar ABC transporter ATP-binding protein, protein MSSDHDTAFIDLRAITKRYAGVTALDSVDFTVQPGEAVCLAGENGSGKSTLIKIISGVEPATAGTVQIAGQEHVTLNPRISAAAGVMVIFQDFSLFPNLSVAENIAFTTQLSTRQRLFKFRAVRDIARAALDRIGVQIDLDARVETLPVAQKQLVAICRALASKAQLIIMDEPTTALTEKEVRRLQGIIRMLKEEGVAVIFVSHKLAEVLEVSEKVVVLRNGKKVAEGPASEFDTQSLTYHMTGRDVPEVPPSDVAAGAQTLMQVQGLGKAGSFSDISFDLRTGEVLGITGLLGCGRTSVAKALFGLVTPDAGSILVDGSPVPLGDPQAASLARIGYVPEDRLTEGLFLSQSILRNVAVGRLDAHTSGGFLDMTGLAKEASDWLRRLKVKAPDVEAPVQSLSGGNQQRVALARWLSRAPRVLILNGPSVGVDVGSKADIHDIIRELAREGIGVIVISDDLPELLATCHRVLVMREGRIIDALEGTALTEDDLAHRLAS, encoded by the coding sequence ATGTCTTCAGACCATGACACCGCGTTCATCGATCTGCGTGCGATCACCAAGCGCTACGCGGGTGTGACGGCGCTCGACTCGGTCGACTTCACCGTGCAGCCCGGCGAGGCGGTCTGCCTTGCAGGTGAAAACGGCTCCGGCAAATCGACCCTGATCAAGATAATCTCGGGCGTCGAGCCTGCGACCGCAGGCACCGTTCAAATTGCTGGCCAAGAGCATGTCACCCTCAACCCGCGGATTTCAGCGGCGGCGGGCGTGATGGTGATCTTTCAGGATTTCTCTTTGTTCCCCAACCTGAGCGTGGCCGAGAACATCGCATTCACCACGCAGCTTTCGACTCGCCAGCGCCTGTTCAAGTTCCGCGCGGTGCGCGACATCGCCCGCGCCGCGCTGGACCGGATCGGCGTTCAGATCGACCTCGACGCACGGGTCGAAACACTGCCGGTGGCGCAGAAGCAACTGGTCGCGATCTGCCGCGCGTTGGCATCCAAGGCGCAGTTGATCATCATGGATGAGCCCACCACCGCGCTCACCGAGAAGGAGGTCCGGCGCCTTCAGGGGATCATCCGGATGCTCAAGGAGGAAGGCGTCGCGGTGATCTTTGTCAGCCACAAGCTGGCAGAGGTGCTGGAGGTTTCCGAAAAGGTTGTGGTTCTGCGCAATGGCAAGAAGGTTGCGGAAGGCCCGGCCTCGGAGTTCGACACTCAATCCCTGACCTATCATATGACCGGCCGTGACGTACCCGAGGTGCCGCCCAGCGACGTCGCCGCAGGCGCGCAAACGCTCATGCAGGTGCAGGGACTTGGCAAGGCGGGCTCCTTTTCCGATATCAGTTTCGATCTCAGAACCGGAGAAGTGCTGGGGATCACAGGGCTTCTGGGCTGTGGTCGCACTTCGGTTGCCAAGGCACTCTTCGGTCTGGTCACCCCGGACGCAGGCAGCATCCTGGTCGACGGCAGCCCTGTGCCCCTTGGCGATCCGCAGGCCGCGTCGCTGGCCCGGATCGGCTATGTGCCCGAAGACCGCCTGACCGAGGGCTTGTTTCTGAGCCAGTCCATTCTGCGCAACGTCGCGGTCGGGCGGCTCGATGCGCATACGAGCGGCGGTTTTCTCGACATGACGGGGCTTGCAAAGGAAGCCTCCGACTGGCTGCGCCGGCTCAAGGTCAAGGCCCCGGATGTCGAGGCCCCGGTTCAGTCCCTCTCTGGTGGCAACCAGCAGCGCGTTGCCCTCGCTCGGTGGTTGTCGCGGGCACCAAGGGTGCTCATCCTGAACGGGCCTAGTGTTGGTGTCGATGTGGGCTCGAAGGCAGACATTCACGACATCATCCGCGAGCTCGCGCGGGAAGGCATCGGAGTTATCGTGATCTCAGACGACTTGCCCGAGCTTCTGGCCACCTGTCACCGGGTCCTCGTGATGCGGGAGGGCCGCATCATCGACGCCCTCGAAGGCACGGCGCTTACCGAAGACGACCTTGCCCACAGGCTTGCCTCATGA
- a CDS encoding autoinducer 2 ABC transporter substrate-binding protein has product MKTKFTLLASVAMASSALFATQAVADGHSKDIATVVKIAGIQWFNRMEEGVKKFAEETGMNAFQVGPAQADPQQQVALIEDMIAQGVDALAVVPMSPEALEPVLGRAMEAGITVITHEAAAQQNTTYDLEAFVNEDFGANLMEQLATCMGGEGEYAVFVGSLTSQTHNQWVDGAIAYQEANYPNMTLVGDKNETFDDAEQAYTKTQEVLRAFPNIKGMQGSASTDVAGIGRAIEERGMEDATCVFGTSLPSIAGQYLETGAVDGIGFWDPAVAGEAMNKLAVMVMNGEEVTDGMDLGLPGYESVSLDGKVIYGQAWVNVDAENMSEYPF; this is encoded by the coding sequence ATGAAGACCAAATTCACACTTCTGGCCAGCGTGGCAATGGCGTCGTCGGCACTTTTTGCGACACAGGCGGTGGCAGACGGCCACTCCAAGGATATCGCAACCGTGGTCAAGATTGCCGGCATCCAGTGGTTCAACCGCATGGAAGAAGGCGTCAAGAAGTTTGCCGAGGAAACGGGCATGAACGCGTTTCAGGTCGGCCCCGCCCAAGCAGATCCGCAGCAGCAGGTCGCGCTGATCGAGGACATGATTGCCCAGGGCGTCGACGCGCTTGCCGTCGTGCCGATGTCCCCCGAAGCACTTGAGCCGGTCCTGGGCCGCGCGATGGAAGCAGGCATAACCGTCATCACTCACGAGGCGGCGGCCCAGCAGAACACGACCTATGACCTTGAGGCATTCGTCAACGAAGACTTCGGCGCGAACCTGATGGAACAGCTTGCCACCTGCATGGGCGGCGAGGGCGAATACGCGGTGTTCGTCGGATCGCTGACCTCCCAGACGCACAACCAGTGGGTAGATGGTGCCATCGCCTACCAAGAGGCTAACTATCCGAACATGACGCTGGTCGGCGACAAGAACGAGACCTTCGACGACGCCGAGCAGGCCTACACCAAGACGCAGGAGGTCCTGCGCGCGTTTCCGAACATCAAGGGCATGCAAGGCTCTGCTTCGACGGATGTCGCGGGCATCGGGCGCGCCATCGAAGAGCGCGGCATGGAAGACGCCACCTGCGTTTTCGGCACCTCCCTGCCCTCCATCGCCGGTCAGTATCTTGAAACCGGCGCGGTGGACGGCATCGGCTTCTGGGATCCGGCGGTTGCAGGCGAGGCCATGAACAAGCTCGCGGTGATGGTGATGAACGGCGAGGAAGTCACCGACGGCATGGACCTTGGACTGCCGGGCTATGAGAGCGTTTCGCTCGATGGCAAGGTCATCTACGGCCAGGCATGGGTAAATGTCGATGCGGAAAACATGAGCGAATACCCGTTCTGA
- a CDS encoding sugar-binding transcriptional regulator, translated as MLMQKRQADDDIAQAAWLYYVGNLSQQEVSKRLGVSRFKVLRMLADARDQGLVRVAVEHRTSRALSLADRLVTAFGLQEVQVAPIGADSGDEVLSRNAVAILASGYLSRIAASDSQATIGLGWGRTLSAMADNLTGVRHPGLTFVSLMGSVTYASHTAPGDVCVRLAAQTGGRAILMPAPFVTDSADACAGIMSQRLVREAMSVARKADHALMSVGECREGAILFDSDIFTPAQIQQLRDADVVGDCCGVFYKADGSVADIELNRCTPCVQPQDMGAMDTVLLAGGAGKLTATLAVLRAGFVKKLLIDEGLATKLVTASEHVGV; from the coding sequence ATGTTGATGCAGAAACGCCAGGCAGATGATGACATCGCACAGGCGGCTTGGTTGTATTATGTGGGCAATCTGAGCCAACAGGAGGTCAGCAAGCGGCTGGGGGTTTCCCGGTTCAAGGTGCTGCGCATGCTTGCGGATGCGCGCGACCAGGGGCTGGTGCGAGTCGCGGTCGAGCATCGCACATCACGGGCCTTGTCGCTGGCCGACAGACTGGTCACGGCCTTCGGGCTGCAAGAGGTGCAGGTGGCGCCGATCGGCGCAGATAGCGGCGACGAGGTCTTGTCGCGCAACGCTGTTGCCATCCTGGCCAGCGGGTACCTTTCCCGAATTGCCGCGTCCGACAGTCAGGCCACCATCGGTTTGGGCTGGGGGCGGACCCTGTCTGCCATGGCGGACAATCTGACCGGCGTGCGCCATCCGGGCCTGACATTCGTGTCGCTGATGGGGTCGGTGACTTACGCCTCGCACACCGCACCGGGCGACGTCTGCGTGCGACTGGCCGCCCAGACCGGCGGTCGCGCGATCCTGATGCCAGCGCCGTTCGTGACCGACAGTGCAGATGCCTGCGCTGGCATCATGTCACAGCGTCTGGTCCGCGAAGCGATGAGTGTCGCCCGCAAGGCCGACCATGCTTTGATGAGCGTCGGAGAATGCCGCGAGGGCGCGATCCTGTTCGACAGCGATATCTTCACCCCGGCGCAGATCCAGCAATTGCGCGATGCCGATGTCGTCGGGGATTGCTGCGGCGTTTTCTACAAGGCCGATGGCTCCGTGGCCGATATCGAATTGAACCGCTGCACGCCATGTGTGCAACCGCAGGACATGGGCGCGATGGACACGGTTCTGCTGGCCGGTGGCGCGGGCAAGCTGACGGCAACCCTTGCAGTGCTGCGGGCCGGCTTCGTGAAGAAACTGCTGATCGATGAGGGGCTCGCCACCAAGTTGGTCACAGCAAGTGAGCATGTGGGGGTGTAA
- a CDS encoding sugar phosphate isomerase/epimerase family protein — translation MTWDQAGCEKAVAKARAYGMDFLEIALLDPPNVDAAHSRSVLEAAGMRAVCSLGLPQEVWASRNPEGAVDFLTIALDKCAAMGAEALSGVVYGGIGERSGKPPTRAELDNVADALTRAARHARSLGLLFGIEPVNRYETHLLNTGWQAVEMIERIGAENMFIHLDTYHMNIEEKGIAQGIIDAREHLRYIHLSESDRGTPGAGTIAWDEIFSALRAVGFKGGLAMESFINMHAEIAEGLSVWRPVASGEAEVMENGLPFLRNKARQYGLI, via the coding sequence ATGACATGGGACCAGGCCGGTTGCGAGAAGGCGGTCGCGAAGGCCAGGGCCTATGGCATGGATTTTCTGGAAATCGCACTTTTGGACCCGCCCAACGTCGATGCCGCACACAGCCGGTCGGTGCTCGAGGCGGCCGGGATGCGCGCGGTCTGTTCGCTTGGCCTGCCGCAGGAGGTCTGGGCATCGCGCAATCCCGAAGGTGCTGTCGATTTCCTGACTATTGCGCTGGACAAATGCGCGGCCATGGGGGCTGAGGCGTTGTCCGGCGTTGTCTATGGCGGCATCGGGGAGCGATCGGGCAAGCCCCCGACGCGGGCCGAGTTGGACAATGTCGCAGATGCCCTGACACGGGCCGCGCGACATGCCAGATCTCTCGGGCTGCTGTTCGGGATTGAGCCGGTCAATCGATACGAGACCCATTTGCTCAACACCGGCTGGCAGGCCGTCGAGATGATCGAGCGCATCGGGGCGGAGAACATGTTCATCCATCTCGACACATATCACATGAACATCGAAGAAAAGGGCATCGCGCAAGGCATCATCGATGCGCGTGAGCACCTGCGCTACATCCACCTGTCGGAGTCCGACCGGGGCACGCCCGGGGCCGGTACCATCGCTTGGGACGAGATATTCAGCGCCCTCCGGGCGGTCGGATTCAAGGGCGGTCTGGCAATGGAGAGCTTCATCAACATGCACGCGGAGATCGCCGAAGGGCTTTCGGTCTGGCGGCCCGTTGCCTCAGGCGAGGCGGAGGTGATGGAAAACGGCCTGCCCTTTTTGCGCAACAAGGCGCGTCAATACGGCCTCATCTGA